AAATTAACTGCTGACATATTTGACAAAAGATGGTGGAATAAAATGCtatctgtccctttctcttcctggaacatacagaaaataatatctaTAATCCCCAAACCATTCTGAAGAATACTTGGCACTAATTGAACTAGAGTAGCAGGAGCAAGGGTGCCGGCAACAGCCCAGAGCCTGACACGCGACAAACGTTGACTGAATGGGTAATGAAGCATCCCCTCTTTAGATCCAAAGCAGGATGCTAACATCTCTGAAAGTAAGTGAAAGAATTCTGTAAAACCCAACCTGGGGTGCTATACTTGGAACAATTAAGTTTAAATTCCTGGAGAGGACACAGGAGAAAGAAGGGCCATTTCTGTAGTGGGATTCTAAAGTTTGTCGTTTCAGAATGGCGGGGGATGTGTGGATGGCATAGGATGGAACCCTAGAACCAGCCCTCTGTGTGTTCTAAGACCCCCGCTCCCCCAGCCTTTCTCACTGCAAAAGAGAGGCAAGCCCCAAACTTAAAGTAGGTAGATATTCAGAGCAGAGAGCCCAGCCCATTTAAGCGGAAAACctagataataataattatgaataaatttaaaagctgtGCTTCATAACCTAAGAATATGATTAAAGCAATGCTCAGAGGAAAATTGTTAGGTTTAAGCACttaacattaataaataaaaaataatccaaataatgCATTGATTATTCAACTCAAGAAGTCTGAAAAAGAACCCAAGCTAATTACAGAAAGCAAAAGGAAGACATTATGTTGAGAgttgaaatgaataaatttaaaaaaatagatttttggcagaaaaaaaaatgaatccaaagTCTAATGGTTTTAAATGAAAGAGATAAACCATTAAtatcccaccccccccaaaacTGAGGGACAAAATACAAgtccataaaattagaaaggagaaTGGGGAAATAACACAAAgatggatgaatttttttttttttttttgcggtacgcaggcctctcactgctgtggcctctcccgttgcggagcacaggctccggacgcgcaggctcagcggccatggctcacgggcgcagccgctccgcagcatgtgggatcttcctggaccggggcatgaacccgtgtcccctgcatcgacaggtggactctcaaccactgcgccaccagggaagccctgaaattttgaaaaaacttTATGCTCAGTTCTAAGCAAACACATGGGAAGACCTAAGGAATTACCATATATGATGTTGGGAAGTTGTCTAGATGGCAGACCCAGATAATTTcacaaatgaattattttaaatctttaagaaaTAGGTCACTCTAACACTTTAAGAACCTTTCTagagtaaggaaaataaatgctTCCAACGTCGTCTTATACAGCCAGCATAACGCTGATGCCAAAATTTGACACTGATGGTATATCATGCACACACAGAACTCACAAACAGAAGGCCAGTTTTGCTAATAAATCTCATGCAAAAATCTTAAattaaatattgatacattagttagcattttcttttttgcaactGACACACTTTCTAATAGCTCCTTGACCAGAGAGGAAAATATAGctctattagaaaagaaaagaatttaaatatttcaatgctGCAGAAGGGCACTGTGGGAAAACTGACTTTTGATCATGACCTTTGACTCTAGGGTCGGTGTTAGAACCAACAGAGGAAAGAACATTAAATCAGAATCGAGAGGTGGCCTGCGGGTCGAGGTTGCTCACGAACAGAGACTTTCACCCTGCTTTCTCCAGTCAgaagtttcttttgattttgctATGCTTGAGCGTGGTTGCATGGGCGCTTAGGGTTGCTGATGTCAGCAAGGCCACGTTCAGTTCCAGCGTGAAGATAATGAAGCCCAACAGCAAGAAGCTGGACGAGTATGAGTTGGGCATCTTCCAGGCCCTCCTGCAGCTGGAGATGAACCCGGACCTCAAGGCCCAGCTGCGGAAGCTAAACATCACGGCTGCCAAGGAAATTGCAGTTGGTGGTGGTCGGAGAGCTATCATAATCTTTGTTCCCGTTCCGCAACTGAAACCTTTCCAGGAACTCCAGGTCCAGCTAGTGCGTGAGTTGGAGAAGAAGTTCAGCAGGAAGCACGTTGTCTTTATTGCTCAGAGGAGAATTCTGCCTAAGCCAACTCGAAAAAGCCatacaaaaaataagcaaaagcatCCCAGGAGCCGCATTCTGACTGCCGTGCACGACGCCATCCTGGAGGACTTGGCTTTCCCTAGTGAGATTGTGGGCAAGAGAGTGGATGGCAGCCGACTCATAAAGGTTCATTTGGATAAAGCACAGCAGAACAATGTGGAACACGAGGTTGAAACATTTTCTGGTGTCTATAAGAAACTCACAGGCAAGGAGGATAATTTTGAATTCCTAGAGTTTCAGTTGTAAACAAAActgactaaataaaatattattcactattttaaaaaaaagaagtttcttttgaaaaaagtgaatgttctgggcttccctggcagtgcagtggttaagaatctgcctgccaatgcaggggacacgggttcgagccctggtccgggaagatcccacatgccgcggagcaagtaagcccgtatgccacagctactgagcctgtgagccacagctactgagcctgcccgcctagagcccatgctctgcaacaagagaagccaccgcaatgagaagctggcacaccgcaacgaagagtaacctccactcaccgcaactagagaaagcccacacgcagcaacgaagacccaacccagccaaaaataaataaataaaataaattaattttttaaaaaatgaatgttctGTTTAGGTAAGTTCTTTGGAAAGGAGGATGTGAGCCTGTGACTACCGTTCCTCTTCCTGTTCAGTGAGACGGGCAGCCTGGTGGGTGAAAGAAACagggtgaggagagggagggagatgggccATTCttcagaagaataaaaatggagtTTGTAGAGGGGAAGTAAAGGCGACAGCAAAGAGACGGGCTGTGACATCCTTGGAGTGGCGTCGACGAGCAACATCAGCCATAGAGAAAGGCCGTCATGGCTGGTCGTTGCTGACAAGACCCTCAGTAGTAAGAGATTAGGGCTGAAGTCCTTTAGCCGGCTCCGTGGAAGCTTAGCCGACTGCGCTGTGTTTAATCCTCTCAGGCAAACAAGCCCTTCTCACCAGGCCTTGGACGGCGGCTGGTGCCAAATCTGGCCTGAAGTGCTGGCCAGCTTTGGAAATTAGACCATTCTTCTGCGAGCCCTGGGGGGAAGTACATGAGTCAGTTTCTGAAGTGTGGAAAGCCAGTCTGCTAATGGCACAAGGCTTCAGGATAATGCAGCCAAGCACAGAGTGGTAATAACAATCTCCAAGGTAAGTATTCACTGTGGAGCCAGGAAAGAACAAGCCTGCAACCCAACCTTGGCTCTGACACTCCCAGGCTGGCCAGGCCCCTGAGGGGACATGGAGAGAAGTGGTTCTAGCACAGGACCTGTGGGATCAGAGATTGAAACTGGCcttttgaaaactaaaactagagataccatatgatccagcaatcccattcctgggcataaatcgggagaaaaccacaatttgaaaagatacatgcaccccagtgttcattgcagcactatttacaagagccaggacatggaagaaacctaaatgtccatcaacagaggaatggataaagaagatgtgatacatatatacaatggaatattactcagccataaaagaggacgaaataatgccctttgcagcaccatggatggacctagagattgtcatattgagtgaagtaagtcagacagagaaacacaaatatcatatgatatcacatggggaaatgaatttatctacaaatgaatttgtctacaaaacagaaatagagtttcAGATAGAGAagataaacttatggttacggggGGGGAGGTAAGAGAGGGGgaataaactggaagattgggattgacatatacacactactgtatataaaatagataactaatagggacctactgtatagcacagggaactctcaaTACTCTGTattggcctatatgggaaaaggatctaaaacagagtggatatatctatatgtataacagtttcactttgctgtacacctgaaactaacacaacattgtatatcaactataccccaataaaaattttaaaaaaggaaagaaactggccTTTTGAGAGAACAGCACCAGAAGCTAGAAACCCCCAGAAACACTTGAAACATTTTCCCAGAGGGATGCCCATCTCAGCCCCCCGAGCCACAGCAAGCTGCTGTTGATTGAAAAATTCCAAGAATGGGGGAAGTGAGTCTGGCTCTGAGACAAGACTTTCAGTTGATAGAGTCCTATATATGATGATCTTCCTCTAAGTAATTTCTTTCCTAACTGGCTAGGAAAAGAAGGGGCAAAGTTTAGATTTTAATTGGGTTAAGGTCTCAAAGTCTGGGTCAGTCTATTTTGTGTAGGTATGTGTTTATCATCCAGAGTATTTAAGGGTCTTTGTTTTGGATTTGCCACCAGGAAAAGTATAAAGCAGTGCTCCCCCAAGTAAATACAAGGCCTCAAATGGAGTTCTCAGTTTTTGATTAACCATATTAAGGAGTTAGAGGCTgtgaactttgggtgataatgatatgTCATTGTAGGTTCATCAGCTGTAATAAATGTTTTGTCCAGCTGCGGGGTGTTGACAGTGGGGAAGTTTCGGGTGTGAGACAGAGAGGGTAGACGGGAACTCTCTCTACTTTCTGCTCAGCTTTGCTGTGATGCTAaatctgctctaaaaaataaagtctattttttttaaataaaaggaaatagaagaaattaatttttttgtgtgtggtacgcgggcctcacactgttatggcctctcccgttgcggagcacaggctccggacgcgcaggcccagcggccatggctcacgggcccagccgctccgtggcatgtgggatcttcccggaccggggcacgaacccgcgtcccctgcatcggcaggcggactctcaaccactgcgccaccagggaagcccgaaattaattgtaataatatattttatgtaaccaAGTTATTATCACTTCAACAGATAATTAAAAGCATAATAATGAGCTCATTTACCTTCTCTTTTCATGTTAAGACTTGGAATTCAGCTCGTCTCAATTCAGAGTAGCCACTTTGAAGTGCTCAGTAGTCACATGGGGGCTGGTGGCTGCTGTATTAGACAATGAACATAAAGGGTTATATCACATGGTCCCTGGGAGCTTAAAAACATGCACCCTTATCCTGTATTCAGTGCAGTGCCGCAGGGGAGGATGGAGAGATTTACCTGTTCAGACCCCACTGGAAAGAGATGGGAACTTCGCTAGAGTTTGGTGCCAGCTACTAGTACTAGGTGGGTTTTACAAAGCTCTCGCCTCCTTTCGGGTTCTGGTTAACTAACAACTTGGCTACCCAGCCAGACAGTTCAGAACTAATCCCTGACGGCTGACAAAACAGATCCCACAGGACCAACTGGGCCAACCCAAATTCACATAGCTCCTCTTAGAGCACTTGCAAGGTCTCCATTCAGCCCAGGTTTAGAGGGATGACACGAGGTGGGGGCAGAATGAAACTGACCCTCAGGATGATCCCTGTAGATGCCCTTAGCTTAAGGATTCAGGTGACTGCTTAGCCAGGACCAAGGCCAGTAGCAGGACTGGTTCAGACACACCACTCTTGCCACTCCTGGAGGGAAGTTTGGCCTAAGCGTCCACAGTTTAGGGGTACAGTTCTTAAAGTGCCTCCGCCCTTCACGTGCAGCTAGAGCCTCACCCCGCCACCCCCTTCCCGAGGCAGCTGCAGCCGGCACACCTCAGCCCGCACTGGCTCGGATGCCTGCTGTGTATATTCATCTAGCCCTGGCCTCCCACTCATCCTCCAGACCTCTGATCCCCAGGCTCTAATCCCTGGCTTAAAATCCACATCTAGATCCCTTCAGAAATTCCTGTCTGGTTCTCTGACCTTTAACTTCTTGCTCAACTCTGCCTTCCTGATCCCGCAGTCTCTTAAGTGTGGGCAGAAGTTCTTCTCTGCCACAGGGACCCTGGGGAGCCCTCACCAGCCAGGCTGGCCCAGGctttccctgcctcccctccccactcattGGCATTAGAGAGCCATTTGGGTGCAGTGAAGTCCAAGGCTAACCCCTGCTGCCAAGGTCCCGGGAAGCCCCTGATAGAAGGGCCAAGGGTGGGTCTCACAGCCCGGCCCTCGTCAAGGCCTCTCCGCTCCCACCATCTGCCCCACCTCTGTGTCGGAGCTACTGTGCTCATTTCAGAATGCTCAGTTTCTGCATCGGCAAAGTCTCAGAATTCAGCGCCTAGAACGTGTTGATCTTAACTTccattctttcttgctttctgtatTGACACTACACAAACCCATGCAACACAAGAATTCTTCTCTCTGTGGGAGCTGAATACTACATCAGATCGCTATGTGATGACTTCTTTTGCGACTTTGGGTCTCTTTGGAGGTGAGGGCTTGAGAGAGACTCAGTACATGCACAGGCATGAATGGGATTGTTCAGATAAACCTGTACTTTCCATAATTTCTATGAAGATTTCCAGAGCATACACTTCAGGGGAGGGTAAGGAGTTCTGCTATCACCTGCATTCCCTAAAAATCCCTTGGTTTTGGTCTCCGTTTTTGCTCAGCCCcaagtaaagaaatatttaaaaatagaaaccctGAGACATTTCCGTTGTTCTGAACCAGATGATCACCGACGCTGAAATGTTCCAGCTTTCCACTAGGGGGAGACTCTAACGCAGTCCAGGTGCCCGGAGGAGCTGTCATGGAAGGTACTgaactggtggcgcagtggttaagaatccgcctgccaattcagaggacacaggttcgagccgtgctccgggaagatcccacatgcctcggagcaactaagcccttgtgccacaactactgaagtccgcgtgcctagagcccgtgctctgcaacaagagaagccactgcagtgagaagcccactctagaagagtagcccccgctcaccgcaactagagaaagcctgtgtgcagcaacaaagaccccgcgcaggcaaaaataataaataaatttataagaaaagaaatgggatTATTGGGTGTGTGTCTTCTAACTGGAAACACAACTCTTTTCTGTATATTGGCTTTGATATGACTTTGTGGTTAGATTTAATTTGGGTGCTGTCAGAGTGGATGTCCAGCCcctatttttttgtaatttaaaaaggtTAAACACTTTCTCTGCAGCCCAGGGCTTTTCCCCACCTCACTCTCTACTAccaaataatacatataattgtCCCTTCTCTCTGGCTGAGCTGGGTACACACATAGTCAAATGAGTGGGTGGGCCCGTTCCTCTTAGTGTCGGACAACTCAGTGTCACCCTCACAAGAGCCCAGTGTCCGCCAGGCCTCTCTGGAAACTGTGACCTTCTCATTCAGTCTGACCAGCCATGTACTGCGAAGGCTACTCAATGCCAAGTCTACTCGGTACATTTATCACTTTGCCGGTATTAAAAATGCTTAAGAAGAAATGGGGTCATCcttgcattttgaattttttcttttctttttacttactgTTTGAAAACCAGTGAGTAAAATGTATTTGCTTCTAGGGCAGTGACGTGGAGATGCTCTATTCTGATGGTAGGAGGTGCTGGGGTGGTGGGAAGAGCATCACTCTGGAGCCAGAAGATGTGTTTGAATCCCTGCAAAGCCTTACTTAGTGGTCCAAGGTTCTCGGTCTAACATAACCTCTCAGGCTTCAATTTCCATCAattaaataaggataataatgcTCACGTCCTAGGACGTTTaggaggatggagaaagatatgcAGGTGAAAAGGCACAGCACAGCAAccagcacataataggtgctcagctCATTACTTCTCCCCTTTGGTCATGAAGTCTCTTTGCTAACTCATCAGTTTTTTTAAAGACTCTCACTCTCTGATGTCATTTTTCCTCATATTATTGAATGGcctgttgtcctttttttttttttttttttttttttgcggtacgtgggcctctcactgttgtggcctctcccgttgcggagcacaggctccggacgcgcaggctcagcggccatggctcacgggcccagccgttccgcggcatgtgggatcttcccggaccggggcacgaacccgtgtcccctgcatcggcaggcggactctaggCCTGTTGTCTTGATCCATGTGAGAGGAGGATGTTCTTGggcaaatcagaaagagaaagccgTTTGTTAGGAACAGAGAACAGGATGTTTTTGTAATCGAAATGGATTAAAACTTCTTCCCAAACCAGGTGGCCAACGGCCCGCTGCCTCTGCCAGAGCCCCAGGTGCATTTCTGCCCATCTCTTGCTCGCCTAAGTGTGCTCCAGAGCCTAGGGCCACCCCACCAGGAGGCCCTTCATCCTCTCCTGATTTAGGATCTTCAGCTTCACCTCAAAATGACAGACGTCACAGTGCTTTGGTAGATGGTATTAAATTGAGGCTCTACTTCCACAGAACTGAATTTTAATCTTAAACATTTCTTTGGAAACTCCCGAGATTTGATAACGGACTCAGTGAGCATCTACATCCGACATTTCTCCACCCTCGGGGGCCTGGTTTACTGGTACCTGGTTGCAAAATCCCAACAACAACATAGCTTTAAGTTCAAGATTTATTTCCCTCTGCCTTCTTGGCTTCCCTGTTGGTACAGGACATGCATTCCAAAGGAAACACAATGCCAAGCGTGGTTAGGCTGCCTATGGCTTGATTGCCTCGGTTCAGCTACGTTTTCGATAAGTAGGTTTTTGCGGGCTGGCCTGGGGACTTTGCCATTATGTATCATTTTCTGGCTATGGGAGGTGAGGCCCAAATTCTAAATGACTGGCTTACCAACATACTTTCAGAATTTACATCGGGAAAAGCCAGTTCTTTTGTGAATGGCTGGAACTGGAAGCATGATTCAGATTAAAGAAGGGAATTTCTAAATGACAAGAGGGCCCATAGGAAATCTGTTTGCAAGAGGGGCTGACGTGCCTTAGGAAGGCAAGCAGGGCACACTTAGGTCCTTAGAGCAAGAGTCAAGGTCAGAGAGCCTGGTGACTCTGAGTAGAGAACACTGTCCTTCAGGCCAGCCCATGGACCAATGCCCATGCCTCAGAGCAAAGAGAGGCAAAAAACAGAGAGCCTATAATCGTTTCAAAatcaaaagttgtttttaaaaaaggatttagaatatcCAAGGAAGGGTTTTCACCATGAGACCCTGTGTTCCTGCGGCATTGGGTAGGATTAGTGTTCTATAGCACACACGCTGGGAGATGCACATCAAAGAAACTGGATTCTGGACCAACATTGTCCTGACATCCCAGTCCCAGACCTGACCTGCCCAGCTTTGCCTCCATCTGTGGCCAAACTTGCCCTGAAGTCGTATCTCACGGAGTTGGTTGTATTTGAGAAGGTCTTCTAGAAAAGTTATGTCTtggtttatttctaatttttgcttttcttagcCTGTCCTGTCAAACTTCTGTCAGTCTGTGACAAGTGCCATGCCTCATCCACAGCACCTAATGGGATGTGACACAGGTGGCAGGTCAGGATAGTGATAACCAAGAGTCTGGAGGAAACGGATTCATTGTTGTAATAATAACTGAATACTCTCAAAAGGTATCATGACATGAACAGAATAGATGTGGAAGAAAGAAGTAATTGTTTCTGGTGCAGCTGACCTGCAGTGTGTGCACACTTGGGTTGATATCTGTATCTCTACTGACGCACAGCCTAGATCAATGGTTCTTAAATTTCAGTGGCCATAGGAATCACCAGTTACATTAGCATCTAGGAGAAGGGCCTCATCAGGTGATACTGAGGCAGGAGATTCTAGGAGCACACTTTCTActatatcactttttaaaaaatcatgttagtTGAGAGTCTTGTTACTTGCAATTCATattacatgaaatatttaaaacagataacctcTACCCACTCACACTAGCTCATAcatttatcatatgattttttaattccCTTGCACATCATTCAGAAACAAACCAGTgtaggggtatgtgtgtgtgtgtgtatgtattgaaAAATAAAGGGTAATAATCATTTCCAACTTGTTGGAACCTCAACATAATTTGTGATATTCCTAGGGCTCTGGGAAAccgatttctgttttgtttattttgcataGTCATAGTCAAGGAATCACGAGAGAGAATGTGAATATTACCTTTATGAGCCCTGTAAAAGCCTCTATGAGTGctttgaaaagcttttttttttaattgaccaaAAAGAAATCCTAACAAATAAATCTGATAGACCTGGGAACTTGTTTGCTATTGGATATTCTGGCGGATCTTTAGAAGCCCCAGCTGGAGCCATAACCCAAGGACAAAACAGTTTTAGGAAAATAGAATAAGACTCAGTGATTCAAGGGTATGTAACAGATATAGTCTCAGTAATACACAATCCCGGACCTTGCTGTGAGTTTCTTTGACGGGACAATGGTAATCCACATCCCCCTGGTGTCTCCCAAAACTGTTGTAAGCAACATGGCAGACTCTAATAAaaagtatcgggcttccctggtggcgcagtgcttgagagtccacctgccgatgcaggggatgcgggttcgtgccccggtgcgggaagatcccacatgccacggagcagctgggcccgtgagccatggccgctgagcctgcgcgtccggagcctgtgctccgcaacgggagaggccacaacagtgagaggcccgcgtaccgcaaaaaaaaaaaaagtatcaaaggATTTTATAGCCCTTCCAACCACCCTTCCCCAACAAGGAGGTTTCTAAGTTTCTCTGAGTCCTGTGATTTTGTTGTACTGATGTAGTTTAGTGATCTCCAAAGTGGGGTGTCCAGAATTGACCCACTGGGTATAGAAGAAAATGTTGGAGCTTTTCATATCagttttatctaaaaataaagaagtttaacATTACTAACACTAATACATATGTTGGAGTTTGGTATCCTCACAGGCAATATGTCCCAAATGCAATCATGGGACCCCTGTAGTATTCCCAGGATCTTAAGAAAAGAGTAGAGACTCTGATCAAGGAGGTTGGTGACAGCCCCTCATTCAGCAATCAGCTGTCGGTCATTGGAAGATATTGCAGTGGACATGTTCCTGGCTGTTATGGATCATGTTATTTAGATTTCACTAAACTAATCCTCACAGAGTGAACATGAGGCTTAAAACAATTTCTACGAGGAATTGCCTATGCCTTTACTACAGAAAACCCAGAAAATGTCCAAATAACCTAAATAATCagttgatgataataataattcaaaCACAAGAGAatgccaagaaaatgaaaaagctgaTATTTTTTCTACTCCCCAAGTGGACCCTTCATCTGCCCACATCatgggatattttaaatataggagATAACCTATTGGATTTGGAAAGAAGTTGGCCAATCTGTGAGAAAGTGCTTTTTGAAGAGTTGCATGCTATGAAAAGAGCAATTTGAAAGTGGATATTTGGAAACATTTCTatgtttatgtgatttttttttacatgaaaaaaaatctctgtgtcACTTATAAAAACTCTCATATCAGTACACTGAAAGAAAGTatcaaaaatctgttaaaaattcttccaaaatgaTTTTTGGTGAGTTTTGACCCCATTTATTAACTGTACAAAAGTGAAAATCATTAGTTAGGAACAGTAACTGAGTGATGTCAGGGAAGATGAAATGTACTAGCagaatttaaacaaaaactttGCATAATCAATAGGATGAAATGAAAATGTGCATCTAAAGGGACACTTCTTCCATCCGGTTCTGTGCATCTTTGCAAGGGAATTTTTCAGCTGTAATAAGCAATAAACCCAAGTatcaaagagaaggaaggaagggaggaaggaaggatgaaaggaaggaaggggagtaAACCCATAACCTGAATTAGAGCCACTGTATCACAAGTATTAAACCAATGCATTCTAATATAACAAAGTGCATTCAATCATGCTACTCTCACTAAAGATTATTAATAGGTTTCATAGTGAGAGCAAAGTTTTAACTTAAtaacaaattacttttaaaaaatatatatatatatatagagagagagaggtacaAATATGAACTCTGTCTGGGAGCGgctgaactttaaaattttcttctatgtacattttataatgaataaaatatatacattgatagtac
This genomic window from Phocoena sinus isolate mPhoSin1 chromosome 21, mPhoSin1.pri, whole genome shotgun sequence contains:
- the LOC116746698 gene encoding 40S ribosomal protein S7-like; its protein translation is MTVREYLLKETLGSVLEPTEERTLNQNREVACGSRLLTNRDFHPAFSSQKFLLILLCLSVVAWALRVADVSKATFSSSVKIMKPNSKKLDEYELGIFQALLQLEMNPDLKAQLRKLNITAAKEIAVGGGRRAIIIFVPVPQLKPFQELQVQLVRELEKKFSRKHVVFIAQRRILPKPTRKSHTKNKQKHPRSRILTAVHDAILEDLAFPSEIVGKRVDGSRLIKVHLDKAQQNNVEHEVETFSGVYKKLTGKEDNFEFLEFQL